The Methylocaldum marinum genome includes the window ATTTCCGGCAAACCTGCGGGTTTTGCGGCTGCGTGTTCCGTGTGGAAGTCACGTGGCGAATATCCTTTTCCTATTCCTCCAAGGCTCTTCAGGACACACAGGCCTATTCCTGCCCGGAATGCCGACGCGATTCTCAGATCAAGACTTCCACCGCACCAAGAGTGATTTTGATTTCGAAACGTACCGATGGCCGCAAGGGACCGTGTCCGATCGATCAGAGAACATAGCGGACAACCGAACGCATGTCTTGCCGACCCTGAAGCCGGTTCGAGAGCCAAAGCCCGATGAAATTTTACGACTTGAGCCGGAGCATGTGCGAATGGGAGCGTCTGGACGAATGGCGCGGAAAGATCCGCACCGCTCTGGCCGGAAACCAGGCGGGCAAGATTTCGCCGTTTCACCTGCTGTCTTTGCCCGGCATGACCGCGAGCGAGCAGCGGGCTTGCGCCGAGCTCTGGATGAAGCCGCGCATAGAGGCTTCGGCGATGGAGCGGCTGGACATGGCGTTTACGTTCGGCGTCTCGGCCAGGCCTAAAATTCGTTTGGGCTATCTGTCCTGCGATTTTCACGCGCATGCTACATCGTTATTGCTGGTGGAGCTGCTCGAATCCCACGACCGCGAGCGTTTCGAGATCTTCGCGTATTCTTACGGCCCGGACGATGGGAAGGGCATGCGCGAGCGCCTCAAGAAGAGTTTCGACCGTTTTATCGATATCCAGGGCTTGTCCACGTCCGAGGCCGCCCAGGCAATTCATGGGGACGAGGTCGACATTCTCATCGACCTGAAGGGTTATACCCAGGCTACCCGCACCGCCATTCTCGCCTTCCGGCCGGCACCGATCCAGGTCAATTATCTGGGCTATCCCGGCACCCTGGGCGGCGATCTCTGCGATTACATCATCACCGATCGGTTTCTGACGCCGCCGGACAGCGCGGACGACTACAGCGAAGCGTTCGCTTATTTGCCCGACAGCTATCAACCTCACGGCCGCGAAGGCCCTATCGGTGCAAGGCCGACCCGGGCAGAGGCCGGGCTGGGAGAAGAGGGATTCGTGTTCTGCTGCTTCAACCAGGCTTACAAGATCACTCCGGATGTTTTCGACGTTTGGTGCCGGCTGCTGGCCGACGTGCCCGGAAGCGTGCTTTGGCTGCTCAAAAATGCACTGGCGGAAGGCAATCTCAGGAACGAAGCGTGTCGGCGCGGTATCGCGCCGGACCGGCTGGTTTTTGCTGACGACAAACCGCAAATCGAACACCTGGGCCGGCTGGGGCTCGCGGATCTGGTGCTGGATACGCTGCCCTACAACGCGCACACCACCGCCAGCGATGCCCTTTGGGCAGGCGTACCTCTTGTTACCTGTGCGGGTGATACCTTCCCGTCGCGGGTCGCGGGGAGTCTGCTGCACGCGATCGGCCTGCCGGAGCTGATTACCGATGATCTCGAAGCCTATTATGAGCTTGCATTTGATCTGGCCACCCGGCCTGCGCGGCTATCCGAGATCAAGCGCAAACTCGCAGGGAACCGGCTCAGTACGCCCCTGTTCGACATCCGGACTTATACGCGCGATCTGGAAGCCTTGTTCGAAACGATCTGGCAGCGGTACCGCGATGGAGAACCGCCGGCGGCCATAGGAAGGATACGCGAACCGGAAGGCGAGCCGCTGGATCTTCAGGAAGAGATTGAGCTGTCGGAGTGCGAAGAGTCGTAAATTCCGGCGCATGTGCTGCCGCCGAATGTCTGAACCCGCATCGGGGAAATCCGCGGGAAGAAGGGAGCCCCGCTCTAATGGAGAACCCAACCCTGATCCCTGCACGCGTTGCGATGCGCGTGACGGCGGGACGGCCTCGGCTGCGGCCGGTGTCGCACCGGAGGCGGCGGTTTCTTGATTTGCCCTCTCATCTCCCGGCTTGATCCGATCCGGCTACAACGAAGCCGCGCATGCCACAACGGATTCTCGGCCGTATTTGGGTTGCCTTATCGTTAACCGGTCGGCACAATGTGAAGCTCTACGGTTCCGGGGGCAGCCCGATTCGCCCGTCGTCCATCGTTTTTTCCCTGCCAGCGCACAAAGCCGCTAAGCCCCGCTTTCGTCCTCAACTGTTATGCCACAGAAAATGCACCCTAAAGCACTCGATTCAGGTTATCGGGTTCAATGGTTCTCGATAGAGCGCGTTTTGGGTCACGGTGACTTCGGAGTTACCTACCTCGCCCACGATTCGATTCTCGACCGCCATGTCGCCATCAAGGAATACCTCCCGGTAAAGCTTGCGCTTCGAGAGGGTGCCGCCCTGGTCCGGCCCGCCATGGAGGATTGCAGTGAGCAGTATCTCGCGGGATTGGAACTTTTCATCGACGAAGCGCGCATGCTGGCGAAGGTGGAGCATCCCAATATCGTGCGGGTGCTCAACGTATTCGTCTCGAACAATACCGCTTACATAGTGATGAGCTACGAGGAGGGCGAAAGCCTGGAAGCCGTGCTCGAACGCCGTAGAACCCTGGAGCATGGCGAACTCTTCAGATTCCTGATTCCTGTCCTGAACGGACTGGAGAAAGTCCATGACGCCGGTTTCGTCCATTGCGACGTCACGCCGGCAAATATCCTGCTGCGCAAGGGCGGGAGTCCCGTGCTGCTGGACTTCGGAGCCGCGCGCCAGTCCCTGGGGGAAAAGACCCAGACTCTCCCGAGCATGCTCTCGCCCGGTTACGCGGCCATAGAACAGTACTACGGAAAAAGCGATCAGTTGGGGCCCTGGACAGATATTTACGGCCTCGGGGCGACGCTTTACCGTAGCATTGCCGGCATTGCCCCGCCCGATGCGCTGGAACGCAGCCAGAGCGTCATCCTGGCCTCCAAGGATACTTTCGTCCCCGCCAGGCAGGTTGGCGGACCCCGCTACAGCGAAGGCCTGCTCCGCGCGATCGACCACGCACTCAGCCTGAACCCGCCGAAGCGTCCGCAATGCATCGCAGCATGGCGTCGGGAATTTTCCCTGGCGCCCGAACTACCCGTCGAGGATGAGCCGATGCGGCCGGATCCGGAGCCACAGCAGCCACAACCTCAACCACAACCTCAACCACAACCTCAACCACAGCCGCAGCCACAGCCGCAGCCACAGCCGCAGCCACAGCCGCAGCCACAGCCGCAGCCGCAGCCGCAGCCGCAGCCGCAGCCGGAAAGCGTGCCGGCGGCTGAACCGATCGCCGCCCCGCCGCGGCGGCGGACTACAGGTAGCCGCCGTTCGCAAGTTTTGGCGATTTCCTCGCTTGTGCTGATCGCCGTGGCGGGACTGGTCTGGTTGAACCGAGGCCTCATCGGCGAGCGCGTGCAGCTGGAGACATCATCAGGTGCCGAACCAAGCCCGAGCCGGGACGATGCCGGCACCGGCGATCAATCGACGGCAGCTGCGGCTCATGAGATCGCGCCCGCCGAATCCGCCGGCGCGGCGGATACACAGGCCCCGGAAGATTCGCAGGGTAGCCGGGAGGCCCAGGCGGACACGATATTCGAACTCTTGGGCCAGGCCGGCGAGGACATCCGAGCGGGTCGTCTGATCAGCCCCAAGGACAATAATGCGCTGGTCAAATTCCGTTCGGTGCTCGAGCTCGATCCGGACCAGCCGCAAGCCAGGCAAGGCATTCGGGAGATCATCGACCGCTTCGCCGAGCCGGCGCGCGAAGCCATGGCGCGGGAAGACTGGGCGCAGGCGGAGACGCGTATCGACCAGGTCGTGATCGTCCTGCCGGAAGCGGAAACCCTACGCCAGGAGCTCAATACGCGCCGGGCAGAAGCCGAAGGGAGGAACTCCGGGGCCGAAGCCGCGCAAGCGTCGAGTGCGGAGAATACTCAGGATACCCCGCCCGATGACAAGAAAGCGGCGGCCGAGGAGAAGGCATCCGTCAGTAAAGAGGCGCAACGCACGATCAACCTGGCGTGGCGCGCCCTCAAGCGAAAAGAATGGAATCAGGCCAAGGCGTACATCGATCAAGCCGAGGAAGCGCTGGGCGACGTCAAGGACGTGCGCATCCTCCGGCGCCGGCTGATCTCGCGCCAGGCCAAGGCCGAGCAGTCGGAACAGGCCGAGGCGACCGAAGCCCGCGCCGAGAATGCGGAAACGTCTGAACGACCGCATCAGCCGGCGGATCAGGCGGCTGTCAAGATCCAGAGTGCCGCGGCCATTCCCGCTCAGGTTGGTCCGGGTGATACGGTGGAGTTCGTGACCACCTACAACGTGACGCTTCCCCCCGGAGTCCGGGATACGATGGTGGAAATCACCTGGGTGCTGAAAGCCGGCGGCAAACGCATCGGCCGGGAGGGCTCCGATCTTAAGCTGGCCACGGCGGGCATCAACTCGGCTGCGACCGATCTGGCCGTCCCCGGCTACATGAAACCCGGTAAATATACCGTCGAGCACAACGTGCGCGCCGGCGATAGTAACGATTCAACGAGGTCTTACTTCACAGTCGTGCGCAAGCCTCGATAAGCGCCGGATGAAAACGCACCAAGCGAAGTCCGGGAAACAGGGGCGGACTGAAAAATGAATCCACGTCAAAAGAACGAACGTCCGCTAACGGCCTTTAATGCCCGAACCAGCCAGCGGTAGCGGCGAACGGCGCGCCAGGTTTCCGGTTCCACATGGTTTTCCGGTCCGAAAGCGACAATCGGGGCGCCATCTTGGTCGCGTCGAGGACGGCCCTGGTCGTCGCGGGCAATGCGGTATTCGTAGACGGTCGGCGGACCGGCGGCGATGAGCCCGCCTCCGGTTTCCAGCAGTTGGCCGGCAAGCCGGCCGGACCATACCGCAGCAACCAGCTCGCTGTTGATGGCCAGGCTGAGCGGGTCGAGGTTGTAAGTCCCCAGAAGACCGAGCCGGTCGTCGATGACGCCGAACTTGCCGTGCAAATTGTGGCGGTCTCCGGCAACGAACAGGCGCAGTGTCGAAACCCGCGCCATGAGTTCCGGCCATTGTTCGAGGAAAAAAGCCTGGCTGAGCGGGTTATCGCTGGACACGGGACTGTTGGTGAGAATCGTGATTTCGACCCCGCGCCGGGCCGCGTCTTCCAATAGCCTGACGGCTTGTTCCGTCAGGACCAGGTATGGATTGGCGATGAAAATCGATTTCTTCGCGCCGCGCACCAGCCATGCGAGGCCGGAGGTGATCGGATCGTCGGTCCGGATCAGGCGGGTGCGGCTGTCGAGAAGTTGAACCTGGGCCTGCACCGATTCAGGCGCCTCTCTGGCCAAAGCGCCGCGCAGCTTGGGATGGGCGTGGAGCTCGTCGATCCAGGGCAATTGGCGTTCCCTGGTCCCGACCGATACGGCTTCCGGTAGGGATTCGCCGCGCAGCCAGCAATCCATGGCCTGGTAAGCGAGCAGCAAGTCGTTTTCGGAATCGAGCAGATCCACCATCTCGCGGCTGACCGCGCGAGCTTCCCCGCCGTCGTACTGAGCCTCGAACACGGCTTCGAGCACCGCGCCGGCGCCTCGTCCGGTCAATACCGTATCGGCATCGCGAAAGGCCTTGGGGTCGACGCCCGGATCGGCAAAGTATTCGACGGCGATATTGCGCCCGCCGATCAGACCGTGAACGCCGTCCGCGAGGAGCATCTTGTCGTGATCGCTGGCGGCGATGGCAGCGGGGTTCAGGGTAAGGAAAGCGTCCTGGAAACGGTAGCGCAGGGGACGGTAAAGCTTTGCCGTGACGTTGGCGGTTTGTACCAGGGTATCGAGGTAATCGTTGCCTTGCACGTCGCGCGACATGGTCGTGCCTATGGCGTCGAGCAGCACCCGCACCGTCAAACCCTGCTTGGCCTTGTGAACCAGGTGGCCGAGGAAAGCGATGCCGAAGACATCCTGCTCGAGAATAAAATAACTGATGTCGAGACGCTTTCGAGCATTGGCCAGGAGACGCCAGCGCTCGACCCAGGCCATGGTGTTGTCGTCCAGCAGAGTCACGTTCGATACGGCGGCGCCTTCCGCGGGGAGAGATTCGAATATGTCGTACAGCGATCCGTCACGGATGCCGGGCGGCTTGTCGGCAGCGGACGTGGCGGCGGGTTCAGGGAACTGAACCTCGAGGAGCAGATGCCCCATGAACCAGAGCGCCGTGACACCGGCCAGCGCAATCATGAGGAAACGGCCGAACCGGAAAGCTCGACGTCCGGAGCGTTTCATGGCCATCCTTGCATGTTCTGATACGGATTTTATCGTTCCAAGGGGGGACAAGCCTTCGTAGGTCCGAAATCCTTTGCCGACGGACCTCTCGGCTCGACATCGGCAAAGCATGGCCGATCTACGACCGTGCCGCGGTAGGTCGTGAATCGCTGTGCGACATTACGCCGCTCGGCCCGCGGGAGAGAAAACGAGGCAGTCTTTCGCCACCTCAATGAGTGTCCCTTGATCCTTGACCGATGGCTGCGAGGATGCTCACGAAACCGGTGTTCGCTTTTAGCCATTCCAGTACCCGCTCCTTGTCGGGGAATTGTTCCGGAAGGTCGCAGTCCATGAGTCGGGTCAACTGACGCCGGCGCAG containing:
- a CDS encoding O-linked N-acetylglucosamine transferase, SPINDLY family protein encodes the protein MKFYDLSRSMCEWERLDEWRGKIRTALAGNQAGKISPFHLLSLPGMTASEQRACAELWMKPRIEASAMERLDMAFTFGVSARPKIRLGYLSCDFHAHATSLLLVELLESHDRERFEIFAYSYGPDDGKGMRERLKKSFDRFIDIQGLSTSEAAQAIHGDEVDILIDLKGYTQATRTAILAFRPAPIQVNYLGYPGTLGGDLCDYIITDRFLTPPDSADDYSEAFAYLPDSYQPHGREGPIGARPTRAEAGLGEEGFVFCCFNQAYKITPDVFDVWCRLLADVPGSVLWLLKNALAEGNLRNEACRRGIAPDRLVFADDKPQIEHLGRLGLADLVLDTLPYNAHTTASDALWAGVPLVTCAGDTFPSRVAGSLLHAIGLPELITDDLEAYYELAFDLATRPARLSEIKRKLAGNRLSTPLFDIRTYTRDLEALFETIWQRYRDGEPPAAIGRIREPEGEPLDLQEEIELSECEES
- a CDS encoding serine/threonine-protein kinase produces the protein MPQKMHPKALDSGYRVQWFSIERVLGHGDFGVTYLAHDSILDRHVAIKEYLPVKLALREGAALVRPAMEDCSEQYLAGLELFIDEARMLAKVEHPNIVRVLNVFVSNNTAYIVMSYEEGESLEAVLERRRTLEHGELFRFLIPVLNGLEKVHDAGFVHCDVTPANILLRKGGSPVLLDFGAARQSLGEKTQTLPSMLSPGYAAIEQYYGKSDQLGPWTDIYGLGATLYRSIAGIAPPDALERSQSVILASKDTFVPARQVGGPRYSEGLLRAIDHALSLNPPKRPQCIAAWRREFSLAPELPVEDEPMRPDPEPQQPQPQPQPQPQPQPQPQPQPQPQPQPQPQPQPQPQPQPQPQPESVPAAEPIAAPPRRRTTGSRRSQVLAISSLVLIAVAGLVWLNRGLIGERVQLETSSGAEPSPSRDDAGTGDQSTAAAAHEIAPAESAGAADTQAPEDSQGSREAQADTIFELLGQAGEDIRAGRLISPKDNNALVKFRSVLELDPDQPQARQGIREIIDRFAEPAREAMAREDWAQAETRIDQVVIVLPEAETLRQELNTRRAEAEGRNSGAEAAQASSAENTQDTPPDDKKAAAEEKASVSKEAQRTINLAWRALKRKEWNQAKAYIDQAEEALGDVKDVRILRRRLISRQAKAEQSEQAEATEARAENAETSERPHQPADQAAVKIQSAAAIPAQVGPGDTVEFVTTYNVTLPPGVRDTMVEITWVLKAGGKRIGREGSDLKLATAGINSAATDLAVPGYMKPGKYTVEHNVRAGDSNDSTRSYFTVVRKPR
- a CDS encoding phospholipase D-like domain-containing protein, producing the protein MKRSGRRAFRFGRFLMIALAGVTALWFMGHLLLEVQFPEPAATSAADKPPGIRDGSLYDIFESLPAEGAAVSNVTLLDDNTMAWVERWRLLANARKRLDISYFILEQDVFGIAFLGHLVHKAKQGLTVRVLLDAIGTTMSRDVQGNDYLDTLVQTANVTAKLYRPLRYRFQDAFLTLNPAAIAASDHDKMLLADGVHGLIGGRNIAVEYFADPGVDPKAFRDADTVLTGRGAGAVLEAVFEAQYDGGEARAVSREMVDLLDSENDLLLAYQAMDCWLRGESLPEAVSVGTRERQLPWIDELHAHPKLRGALAREAPESVQAQVQLLDSRTRLIRTDDPITSGLAWLVRGAKKSIFIANPYLVLTEQAVRLLEDAARRGVEITILTNSPVSSDNPLSQAFFLEQWPELMARVSTLRLFVAGDRHNLHGKFGVIDDRLGLLGTYNLDPLSLAINSELVAAVWSGRLAGQLLETGGGLIAAGPPTVYEYRIARDDQGRPRRDQDGAPIVAFGPENHVEPETWRAVRRYRWLVRALKAVSGRSFF